The Pantoea vagans genome contains the following window.
GTCGTTAATCTTCTTGAAGTGATCAATATCCAAAATGATCAGTGCCGCCGGGCCATTGCTCAATGTATTGGTAATACGCTGAATGATGGCACCGCGGTTCCACACCGCCGTCAACGGGTCGTGGGTGGCTTTGTACTCCAGCTCTTGCGCCAACTGCTGCAACTGCTCATTTACGCGGTTGAGTTCTCGCTCGGCGCGATCGCTGCGTGAGATCATGCGATAGGTTTCACGCATCAGGCGCTGATAATGGCGATTCACCATTTGCAGCGCATCACGGTAATCTTCCGCGCTCAGCGCGCTTTGTGCCGCAACATCCTGTGAACGAGTCAGTACCTCGCTCTCTTCGCGAAACAGCTCGTTCAGATCCATCATGACGCCATTTCCGCTCGCAGATTGACCTGCAAATCGGTGAAGTCCAGCGCCAGCTCCTGACCGAACTCTTCAGAGACATCATCTTCTTCATCGAAGAACCAGTTCAGCTCCACCGTCTGGCCTTTTTGCGCTAACTGGTTGAACAGGTCGAACAGGCTGAACAGCATCTTGGTGCTGGAGCTGTTGAAGTAGCGCAGTGCGATGTTGACCTCTACCTGACCGCCTTGCTCGGGCTGCCAGTTTTCCAGGGCATCCAGCAGGGGACGATAAAAGGCCGCGGCATTTTCGGGCCAGGACTCTCCGCGCAGGGCGAACTGGCTGGTTTCGAAATCAAAATTGACGTCGGGGGTGCTTTCTGTGGCAGCAATAACAAGGTTTTGCATAGCAAAATCAATCCTGGTGAATGGTGGCTTTCAGCCAAAACGTGGCGTAACCGCTGGACTCCAACGGACGCAGTTCATACTCCAGCGGTTCGCTGACGTCACGTGCCAACGTCAGTAAACCTATGTTGGCCCCTTTGCTTGTCGCAGGGCTCTCAGCACGCAGACCTACCCGGTATGCCTGTTTGATCTCTTCATTACTCATCGTGCGCAGCAAATCCAGCCAGTAACGTAACTGCTCGCAGGCGACTTCATCCACCTGGTTGCTGCTCTCCAGCACATAGTTGTCACCCTCAACGTGCAGGGTAACGGTGCCAAAGCGAAAATCCTGTTCGGCATAACTCATGCTGCGACTGTCCTGCGAGTAGCGCAGGATGTTCTGTACGATTTCAACAAAACTGGAGAACAAGCGGCGACGGACTTTGACGGGCGCTTGCTGGTTCTCCAAAAAGACCTTGATCACCTCGCCCATGGCGGTGATGTTCTGCGGCGAGAAAAAGCCAGTATAGTGCAGCGCAACACTTTTGGGTGGCACGTTGCTAAGGGTTGAACCTGAGTTCATACGGTGCTCATTAATAACGGAAGCCAAACCAGGTGACGTCATCGCGTCGCGGCTGGTTGCCTTGCCAGTTGAGAAATTCCCGCTCAAATGTTGCTGATAGTTCAGCCATC
Protein-coding sequences here:
- a CDS encoding DUF1987 domain-containing protein — its product is MQNLVIAATESTPDVNFDFETSQFALRGESWPENAAAFYRPLLDALENWQPEQGGQVEVNIALRYFNSSSTKMLFSLFDLFNQLAQKGQTVELNWFFDEEDDVSEEFGQELALDFTDLQVNLRAEMAS
- a CDS encoding SiaB family protein kinase, whose product is MNSGSTLSNVPPKSVALHYTGFFSPQNITAMGEVIKVFLENQQAPVKVRRRLFSSFVEIVQNILRYSQDSRSMSYAEQDFRFGTVTLHVEGDNYVLESSNQVDEVACEQLRYWLDLLRTMSNEEIKQAYRVGLRAESPATSKGANIGLLTLARDVSEPLEYELRPLESSGYATFWLKATIHQD
- a CDS encoding GGDEF domain-containing protein produces the protein MMDLNELFREESEVLTRSQDVAAQSALSAEDYRDALQMVNRHYQRLMRETYRMISRSDRAERELNRVNEQLQQLAQELEYKATHDPLTAVWNRGAIIQRITNTLSNGPAALIILDIDHFKKINDEFGHPMGDKVICGLVSRIQNHCPEDASIGRIGGEEFTVLLPHYRLSDAVIVAGAIHASLNASPLAVLPGQLVTASLGVSYGKPGSDFETLYNNADAALYDAKNHGRNRVFFR